Proteins encoded together in one Vitis vinifera cultivar Pinot Noir 40024 chromosome 4, ASM3070453v1 window:
- the LOC100267850 gene encoding protein WUSCHEL has protein sequence MEPQQQLQQQQQQNQQQPNEDSGSSKGSFLCRQSSTRWTPTTDQIRILKDLYYNNGVRSPSAEQIQRISARLRQYGKIEGKNVFYWFQNHKARERQKKRFTTDMPMQRSLGNAGWRPDDPIHNKFHTIPTPGISSPSSSSSPSVLAVGQMGSFGYGSVERSFTDCSISAGGGRGGVGGSINQSFEWVGMDPYSSSYALFDKRKTMGESFEEEQEEEATPEIETLPLFPMHAEDITGFCNIKPESDAYYSGWYRPADAKTSSRTSLELSLNSYAGRSPDSP, from the exons ATGGAACCTCAACAACAGCtccagcagcagcagcaacaaaACCAACAACAGCCAAACGAGGATAGCGGCAGCAGCAAAGGCAGTTTTCTGTGCAGGCAAAGCAGTACACGCTGGACTCCTACAACTGACCAGATAAGAATATTGAAGGACCTTTACTACAACAATGGAGTTAGGTCCCCAAGTGCTGAACAGATTCAGAGGATCTCAGCTAGGCTGAGGCAGTACGGCAAGATCGAAGGCAAGAACGTCTTTTATTGGTTTCAGAACCATAAAGCTCGTGAAAGGCAGAAGAAGCGATTCACTACTGATATGCCCATGCAAAGATCCCTTGGAAATGCCGGTTGGAGACCTGATGATCCCATTCACAACAAATTTCATACCATTCCCACTCCTG GGATATCTtccccatcttcttcttcttcacccagTGTGCTTGCTGTTGGGCAGATGGGAAGCTTTGGATATGGATCTGTGGAGAGGAGTTTTACA GACTGTTCAATATCAGCAGGTGGTGGTCGTGGTGGGGTTGGTGGATCTATAAACCAGAGCTTCGAATGGGTTGGCATGGACCCATATTCTTCATCTTATGCACTCTTTGACAAGAGAAAAACAATGGGTGAAAGCTTCGAAGAAGagcaagaagaagaagcaacTCCGGAGATTGAAACGCTCCCACTCTTTCCCATGCACGCTGAGGATATCACTGGCTTTTGCAACATTAAGCCCGAATCCGACGCCTACTACTCCGGCTGGTACAGGCCCGCCGACGCCAAGACCAGTTCCCGCACTTCTCTTGAGCTTAGCCTCAACTCCTACGCCGGCAGGTCCCCGGATTCCCCCTGA
- the LOC100255744 gene encoding protein ANTHESIS POMOTING FACTOR 1, which produces MAGGQGQSEREDKVALELTEEIFQSMEVGMAFRDYSGRISSMDFHRTSSYLVTASDDESIRLYDVATGTCLKTINSKKYGVDLVCFTSDPTTVIYSSKNGWDESLRLLSLHDNKYLRYFKGHHDRVVSLSLCSRKECFISGSLDRTVLLWDQRAEKCQGLLRVQGRPATAYDDQGLVFAIAFGGYVRLFDARKYDKGPFEIFSVGGDISDANVVKFSNDGRLMLLTTMDGHIHVLDSFRGTLLSTYNVKPVSSTSTLEASFSPEGMFVISGSGDGSVYAWSVRSGKEVASWMSTETEPPVIKWAPGSLMFVTGSSELSFWIPDLSKLGAYAGRK; this is translated from the exons ATGGCTG GAGGGCAGGGCCAATCAGAAAGAGAAGACAAGGTTGCTCTAGAGCTCACTGAAGAAATCTTTCAGAGCATGGAAGTTGGCATGGCTTTTCGTGATTAT AGTGGTAGGATCAGTTCAATGGATTTTCATAGGACATCAAGTTATCTAGTGACTGCTAGTGACGATGAATCCATTCGCCTGTATGATGTCGCCACTGGAAC ATGTTTGAAGACAATTAATAGCAAAAAGTATGGGGTTGATCTGGTCTGCTTCACTTCTGATCCTACAACAGTTATATACTCCTCAAAAAATGGTTGGGATG AATCTTTGCGGCTTCTTTCATTGCATGACAACAAGTATTTGCGTTACTTTAAAGGTCACCATGACAG GGTTGTCTCTCTTAGCTTGTGCTCTCGAAAAGAATGTTTTATCTCTGGCTCACTTGATCGAACTGTTTTACTTTGGGATCAACGAGCTGAGAAGTGTCAG GGTCTTTTACGTGTGCAAGGAAGGCCTGCTACAGCTTATGATGATCAAGGGTTAGTCTTTGCAATTGCATTTGGAGGATACGTAAGACTGTTTGATGCTCGCAAGTATGATAAG GGTCCTTTTGAAATCTTCTCTGTTGGGGGAGATATATCTGATGCAAATGTTGTCAAGTTCAGTAATGATGGGAGGCTTATGCTTTTAACTACTATGGATGGACATATTCATGTACTTGATTCATTCCGTGGCACGCTT CTATCCACATACAATGTCAAGCCAGTTTCAAGCACTTCCACTTTAGAAGCATCCTTCAGTCCCGAGGGAATGTTCGTTATATCAG GCTCAGGTGATGGGAGTGTCTATGCATGGAGTGTACGGAGTGGCAAAGAA GTTGCAAGCTGGATGAGCACTGAAACTGAACCTCCTGTCATAAAATGGGCTCCTGGAAGTCTGATGTTTGTGACTGGCTCTTCTGAATTATCATTTTGGATTCCAGACTTATCTAAATTGGGAGCTTATGCTGGAAGAAAGTAG
- the LOC100250667 gene encoding WEB family protein At2g17940, translated as MERAEGVVVMGRAEIDTRAPFRSVKEAVMLFGERVLAGELYANKLKEMRDRAGENAQVQSRYGAVTAELEETKQSLQKAREEGDLMVNCLRSLREELEETKRELIKLKSRNFDKQLVDPELEDLKFIENATKIEINTQTEDAEEFQKKRYVTFASPPSVTRIITNHDSSSEVQEKPPLQKKAKKKPLMPLMGWIFSRKKRSQDP; from the exons ATGGAAAGAGCAGAGGGAGTTGTAGTGATGGGACGGGCTGAGATTGACACCAGGGCACCCTTCCGGTCGGTTAAAGAAGCAGTTATGCTGTTTGGAGAAAGAGTTCTTGCTGGAGAGCTATATGCCAACAAGCTCAAAGAG ATGAGAGACAGGGCAGGTGAAAATGCACAAGTTCAATCCAGATATGGAGCAGTGACAGCTGAACTCGAAGAAACAAAGCAAAGCCTTCAGAAGGCCAGAGAAGAAGGTGACTTGATGGTGAATTGTCTCAGATCTCTGAGAGAAGAGCtggaagaaacaaaaagagagcTAATCAAGTTGAAGTCGAGAAACTTTGATAAACAGCTGGTTGATCCCGAGTTGGAAGACCTTAAATTCATTGAAAATGCCACCAAGATTGAAATAAACACACAAACTGAAGACGCAGAGGAGTTCCAAAAGAAGAGATACGTCACATTTGCAAGTCCCCCTTCCGTCACTCGAATCATTACCAACCATGACAGTAGTAGTGAAGTACAAGAGAAACCTCCGCTTCAGAAGAAAGCGAAAAAGAAGCCCTTGATGCCCTTAATGGGATGGATCTTctcaagaaaaaagagaagcCAAGACCCTTAG
- the LOC100260819 gene encoding AP-2 complex subunit sigma, which yields MIRFILLQNRQGKTRLAKYYVPFEESEKHKVEYEVHRLVVNRDPKHTNFVEFRTHKVIYRRYAGLFFSLCVDITDNELAYLECIHLFVEILDHFFSNVCELDLVFNFHKVYLILDEFILAGELQETSKKAIIERMGELEKQE from the exons ATG ATCCGATTCATATTGTTGCAGAACAGGCAGGGAAAGACTCGATTAGCCAAGTACTACGTTCCTTTCGAGGAATCTGAGAAACACAAGGTCGAATACGAG GTTCATCGGTTGGTGGTCAACAGAGATCCCAAACATACAAACTTTGTAGAG TTCCGTACACACAAGGTCATCTACAGGCGATATGCTGGATTGTTCTTCTCATTGTGTGTTGATATCACTGATAATGAGTTAGCATATTTGGAGTGCATCCATCTCTTTGTTGAGATATTGGACCATTTCTTCAGCAATGTGTGTGAGCTAGATTTGGTATTTAACTTTCACAAG GTATATCTAATACTTGATGAGTTCATTCTTGCTGGAGAGCTCCAGGAAACAAGCAAGAAG GCAATAATAGAGAGAATGGGGGAGTTGGAAAAGCAAGAATGA